A portion of the Apteryx mantelli isolate bAptMan1 chromosome 29, bAptMan1.hap1, whole genome shotgun sequence genome contains these proteins:
- the LOC106485165 gene encoding surfactant protein C — MDGSSKEALMEEAPPRYTASPRLPCIPHQLKCLLIVVVVVVLLVVVVVGFLLLGLHITETHAETVLRMTIQSLDGEGSPQQLAMSKKERTGTFAVKDGLNSSAMVVYDYSKLLISYRSWLHQACYVTHMDKDNIQGLDAITAAFRRRQAERKEAGAAAEPLADRSILGTTVNILCSTVPVYWA; from the exons ATGGACGGCAGCTCCAAAGAGGCGCTGATGGAGGAGGCCCCTCCG aGGTACACGGCGTCCCCCCGCCTGCCCTGCATCCCCCACCAGCTCAAGTGCCTCCTCatcgtggtggtggtggtggtgctccTCGTGGTGGTCGTCGTGGGCTTCCTCCTGCTGGGGCTGCACATCACCGAGACGCACGCCGAAACG GTTTTGCGAATGACCATCCAAAGCCTGGATGGAGAAGGGTCCCCCCAGCAGCTCGCCATGAGCAAGAAAGAAAGGACCGGGACGTTCGCCGTGAAGGATGGGCTGAACTCCTCCGCCATGGTCGTCTACGACTACAGCAAG CTGCTGATCAGCTACAGATCCTGGCTGCACCAAGCCTGCTACGTCACCCACATGGACAAGGATAATATCCAGGGGCTGGATGCCATCACCGCGGCCTTCCGGCGTCGGCAG GCTGAAAGGAAggaggccggggccgccgccgagcccctgGCCGATCGCTCCATCCTGGGTACCACCGTCAACATCCTCTGCAGCACCGTCCCCGTCTACTGGGCCTAG